Within Labilithrix sp., the genomic segment GCCGGCACGAAGATCGACATCAATGTTTCTTCGATCGGCAATGCCAAATCGCTCACCGGCGGCGTGCTGGTGCAGACGATGCTGAAGGGCGCGGACCAGAAGACCTACGCCGTCGCGCAGGGCGCGCTCGTCCTCGGCGGCTACGAGGCTCGAGGCGCGAGCGGCTCCTCGCAGAAGCAGGGCTCCCTCACCGCCGGGCGCATCCCCGAGGGCGCGATCGTCGAGCGCGAGATCCCCGCTCAGATCGTCGACAACGGCACGATCAAGCTCGAGCTCCGGACGCCGGGGTTCACCGTCGCGTCGCGCGTCGCCGAGGCGGTGAACGCGAAGTTCCCCGGCGCGGCCTCCCCCCTCGACGGCGGCGCCGTGCGGGTGAAGGTGCCGGCCGGCTTCGAGAACAAGACCGTCGACCTCATGGCGCAGCTCGAGGACATCGAGGTCACCCCCGTCCGCCGCGCGCGCGTCGTCATCAACGAGCGGAGCGGCACCATCGTCGCCGGCGGCGACGTGCGCCTCGCGCCCGCGGTCATCGTGCACGGCAACCTCACGATCACGGTGAAGGAGACGCCGATCGCGTCGCAGCCGCAGGCCATGTTCGGCACCGGCAGGACCGAGGTGCTCCAGCGCTCCGACATCAAGACGGAGGAGAAGAAGGACGTGACCTACATGAAGGGCGCGCCCACGCTCGCCGACGTGTCCGCCGCGCTCGGCGCGCTCGGCCTCTCGCCGCGCGAGCTCGCCGGCGTCCTCCAGGCCCTCCGCGCCGCGAACGCGCTCGAGGCGGAGCTGGTGGTCCAGTGAGCTTCAAGGTCCAGGCGCCGCCGCTCGCGCAGAACGTCCAGCAAACCAAGGACACTTCCGACGCGAAGAAGGCGGAAGACGCGAAGAAGGTCGGCCGCGACTTCGAGGCGATCCTCGTGCGGCAGATGCTCTCGAACGTCCACGTCGGCGGCAAAGGCGGCTACGGCGACATGGCGAGCGAGGCCTTCGCGTCGGCGGTGACGGCGGGTGGCGGCCTCGGCTTCGGCCGCATGATCGCGGATCAGCTCGCGAAAGCGGCGCTCGAGAAGAGCTGAGAAAAAAGAAGCGAATCTTCCTCAAGGTCCGGCGAAAGCCGCCGTTCCTCCGAGTGAGAGCAAGACGATGCGAATCACCGACCGATACCAGAGCACGATCGAGCGAGTCGCGCCGGCGAAGCCCGTCCTTGCCACGTCGACGACGACCGCGACGACGGCCACGGCGGACCGCGCGTCGATCCTCGACATCCACATGTCGGCCCAGGCGCAGGAGCTCTCGAACCGCGCCGCCGGCGTGGAGCACCTCAAGCGTCAGATCGCGAACGGCACCTTCAAGGTCGATCCCGACGTCATCGCCTCGAAGATCGTCGGAGGCGACGAATGAGCCCGCAGGAGCTCCTCGTGCAGATGCGCCAGGCGCTCGCCGAGGAGCGCGACGCCATCCGGCGCCTCGACGTCAAAGGGGTGACCGCGGCCAGCGCGGCGAAGGAGGCGATCCTCGCGCGCGTGATGGCCGCGCCGGAGCACGAGCACAAGAAGGAGCTCGCGAGCGCGCTCCTCGAGCTGAAGGGCGAGCTCCGGCAGAACCTCGTCCTGCTCGCGCACGCGCGCGACTACCTCCGCGACGCGATCGCGCTCTGCGCCTCCGCGAAGCCGGCGCGACCGCGGCTCCAGGCGAGCCTGTGACATGAGCCTCTTCGGCCTGATGGGGACCGCGCGCAGCGGCATCACCGCCGCGAGCGCCGCGCTCCAGACGACGGGCAACAACGTCGCGAACGTCGCGACCCCGGGTTACGCCCGGCG encodes:
- a CDS encoding flagellar basal body P-ring protein FlgI, with protein sequence MFLGVVLGVVLRPGEARAERLRDLVDAGGARENQLVGYGLVTGLSGTGDDVSVPFTSQSVLSMLRRLGVQTDSNQIRLRNVAAVIVTANIPPFAKAGTKIDINVSSIGNAKSLTGGVLVQTMLKGADQKTYAVAQGALVLGGYEARGASGSSQKQGSLTAGRIPEGAIVEREIPAQIVDNGTIKLELRTPGFTVASRVAEAVNAKFPGAASPLDGGAVRVKVPAGFENKTVDLMAQLEDIEVTPVRRARVVINERSGTIVAGGDVRLAPAVIVHGNLTITVKETPIASQPQAMFGTGRTEVLQRSDIKTEEKKDVTYMKGAPTLADVSAALGALGLSPRELAGVLQALRAANALEAELVVQ
- a CDS encoding flagellar biosynthesis anti-sigma factor FlgM, coding for MRITDRYQSTIERVAPAKPVLATSTTTATTATADRASILDIHMSAQAQELSNRAAGVEHLKRQIANGTFKVDPDVIASKIVGGDE